GTTAGATCTATGAATTTAACTACAGATAGATAGCAGGGTTGATCGCTCCTAATACTATAAGGAAACAAAATTATTGAATTGATGTATTTAGCTGATCACTAAGTCGATAACTTTCTGAGTTACAACTTAGTGAACATTCGCGCTGTAAGCAGTTGTGAATGTTTCAAGTTAAGAATTTGTCACATTAAATATCGACTCCACTTAAATCTGAAGGGATGTCATGAAAGACTATTTTTCGGTGAGCACTCGTTCTTCGTTGTCTGACGCAGGACTTCAGAGTGCAGGCATAGCTCCAGCTACTGTAACTGAGTTATGGAAACAACAGTCTCCTTATAATCGAAGCGAATTGAATATAGGTATTGTGCATTTTGGTCCGGGTCGTTTTTTCCGGGCGCACCTTGCACGTATTATTCATCAACACTTGTCTCAAAAGGATCTGCAATGGGGAATTTGCGGTGTGAGCCTTAGAAGTCATCGCACGATCACGAAGTTGCAGCCTCAAGACTTTCTTTATACTTTAACTGAGCGCTACATCGGGGATGAACATCATGAGTCAGCAGATGTGATTGGTTCGATCAAGCACATGATTGATGGTGCAGCAGAGCCGAACACTGTGCTTGAGCTAATGGAATCGCCTACGGTTCATTTGGTCACATTGACTGTGACTCAAGCCGGTTACTGTCTGGATTCACGGTTTGCTTTAGATATTAATCACCCTGGAATTGTGCATGATTTGAAGCATCCAACTCATCCAACGACTGCGATCGGGTTCATTGTGGAAGCCTTGCGTCGTCGTCGTGATCGTGGCATTGCACCTTTTACTACACTGTCTTGTGATAACTTACCGAGAAACGGGGAGATTTTACAAAGAGCGGTGCTAACTTATGCAGAACAGGTTGATTCAAGTCTTGCAGAGTACATTGTAAATAATGCAACTTTCCCGAATACTGTTGTCGATCGAATTGTACCGCAAGCGCATGAAGCTGATAAGGAGCATTCGTATCGATTATTACAGGTTCGCGATCGTTCACCGATTGTGACTGAACCGTTTTGGCAGTTTGTGGTTGAGGACAAGTTTAGCAGCGATCGACCGATGTGGGAAGAGATCGGCGTGACGATGACGGACGATATCACTCCTTTTCTGCATCTCAAATCTAGATTTCTAAATGCAGTTCACTCATTTATTGCTTGTTTGGCAGTTCGGGGTGGGATTGAGTGTGTCCATCAAGCACTGAGATTTCCAGAGTACCACTTATTTCTGCGGTTATTGATGGATGATATTACCGCTGCAACTCCGGTTGTCGATTCAATGTGCGAACAGTATGTTGATCAGGTGTTACTGAGATTAAGCAATGAAGCGACTCCTGACAAAATCGAGCGAATTGCGGCAGAAACTTCTCGAAAAATTGGGAAGTATATTGCTCCAATCTTGAAAGATGCTCATGCTCAAGGGGTGAGTTTAAGACGATTGATGTTGCCGATCGCGGCTTGGATGCTGACCATCCGAGAGGGTGCGAGTGAGCTTGGTCAGTCGTTTGAAGCCAACGATAAGCCAGAGGTGATTGCGGCGATTCAAACAGGGAAGCCATTGAGTGAAATGCTTGGATTAGAGCCGGGAGAGTGTTGCGACTTGCTCGATCTGGAGTGCGATCGGGCAATGTGGGAGATTCGGACACGCGGACTATCGGCTACACTCAGATATTACAGTCAGGAGCATTTTGAGCATGACATCGTTTCAGCCGCATAAGGTCGTTTTGTTTGACCATGACGGAACTGTTGTGGATAGCGAGATTGTGGCGTTAAAGAGCGCGTGGAAATTAACGGCTGAGGTGGTTTGCGAGTTTCCGGGGGCACGTCACTATGATTTGCCAGACTTTATCAAGCACTTTGCAGGGAAACCGTATCGAGAGATTTTGGGGCAAATTTATGCAGATGCACCGATGGCTTTAGCGGAGGCTGACATTCAGCGATTGGTGCTGGAGGAAGAAGATCGAGCGATCGATCACTTGAGCATTGATGCAAAGCCAACTGAGGGAACGCCTGCGGTGCTAGAGGAGTTGTGCGATCGTGGCATTGAGTTTGCGCTAGTGAGCAACAGTAGTCTACGGCGGTTAAAGGCTTGTTTAGCAGCTTCGGAGTTAATGGAGTATTTTGGCGATCGTGTGTTTAGTGCGGCTGATTCTCTTCCGGTTCGCAGACCGAAGCCTTTGCCAGATGTCTATCTTTATGCGGCACAGTGTTTGAATGCAGAGGTATCAAATTGTATTGCAGTCGAAGACTCAATCAGTGGAGTAAAATCTGCGGTTGCGGCTGGAATTCCAATGATTGTAGGGTATGTGGGCGGCACTCACATTACTGAAGATGAACGTAGCGATCGTGTCTCTGTACTGCGATCGGCGGGTGTTCATTGTGTGATTGAACAGATGTCTGAATTGATTCCATTGCTCTAAATCTGTCTCAAGAAAGAGAGTCTTTTTGAATGCTCTCCCCTAAGTTTAATAATGGGATTGAGTTAGTAACAGAAAGCTTTATGAATATTATTGGTAGAATCAAGCTTCCCAAGTCAGTTGATATTGCTCAATTGTATGTTCAATGTGATGGAGCAGTATCGATTGATGATCAGGAAGGCAGCAAAAAGATAGTTCTGGGTCAAGGTGGAACGGTTTCTTCTAGCTCTTATTTCAATTCATTTTACGAAAGCTACTACGTTAAATACACCTCGCTTGAATCTATCTATTATGTGCTAGAGCTAGAGGGTGATTTTAAGGTTACTGTTTACAGAGAAGTCGCTGAAAGTAATGCAAGAGAAGCAATTTTAGAACAACATCTTGAGCAGTGCGAGCTTTCTACGCCTGTGAAGCTGGCTGCGATCGATCTGGTTCAAACCGAAAATGCAGGCAGAATCTATGCTGAGATTACTTGCCTCAGTGAACAGGGAATTTTCGGGTCTGGCTGGATTGCGACGGATCAACCGAAAGCTAGGGAAGTTTCACTTGGCATTGTGATTTGTACGTTCAAGAAAGAGGATTACGTTAGAAATACTCTTTCGACGCTGCTGCAAGATGAATTGTTGCACGATCGCGATTTAAAGATTTTTGTTTCGGATAATGGTCGGACACTTGATCCGAATGAGTTTGCAGATTCGAGAGTGAAGCTATTTCCGAACATGAATGCGGGTGGTAGTGGTGGCTTTACCAGAGGCATCATGGAGGTTTTAGCAGAAGGTAGCTCGACTCATCTTCTATTGATGGATGATGATGTCGAGTTAGAAAGCGAAAGCGTTTTTCGACTGTTCTCGGTGCATGAGTATGCGAAGACGGAGTTGATCATTGCGGGTGGCTTGCTGAACTTAAACAGAAAATGGTCTTTGTATGAGGCAGGCGCAACCTACAACGAGGCTTCTAAAACGAAGGGTGCATCTGACTCACTGATGCCATTGAACTATGATTTAGATTTGCGGGATACTAAGGTTCTGAATCAATTGTTGAGGGAAGTGGATGCAGATTATGGTGGGTTTTGGTTCTGCTCTTTCTCGAAAGCGTTGGTAGAGCGGATCAAACTGCCGTTGCCGTTGTTTATTAAGCTCGATGATGTTGAGTTCTGCATGAGAGCAAAGCGGAAGTTTGGCATTCCGATCGTCACCTTCCCGTCGATGGCAGTATGGCATATTCCCGCTTCTGCAAAGAACCTCAATTGGGAAGCATACTACTATTTCCGCAATGATTTGATTACTTATGCAATGCACTTCTCACCGAACTATAAACATACGGTGACTAATCTGACCAAAGAGATTATGCAGGCGTTGTTAAAGCCAGATTACGATCGTGCTCAGATGCTGATTAAAGCATTTGAGGACTATCTGAAAGGGACGGAGTTGATTAAGGGTGCTAATCCAGAGTTGACTCACCCGATGACGCTGAAGCTGAGTCGGAGCTATGAAAATCAAATCGAGATTGATACTTTAGCAAGCGTTGAGCTTTTAGCACGTTGGGCAAGTGTTGCAGAACAAGGGCGCACGCGCTGGGAGGATGCGAGTCAGGACTGGAAAAATGCTTATGCAGAGCTAACGTCTGAGGCGTTTTGGCGGGAGTATCTAGGGCTGAAAGAGATAGCTTACTCACGGGCGATCGGGCAGTAATTTGAAAGGCGATCGCTGGAGT
The genomic region above belongs to Cyanobacteria bacterium FACHB-DQ100 and contains:
- a CDS encoding glycosyltransferase family 2 protein; this translates as MNIIGRIKLPKSVDIAQLYVQCDGAVSIDDQEGSKKIVLGQGGTVSSSSYFNSFYESYYVKYTSLESIYYVLELEGDFKVTVYREVAESNAREAILEQHLEQCELSTPVKLAAIDLVQTENAGRIYAEITCLSEQGIFGSGWIATDQPKAREVSLGIVICTFKKEDYVRNTLSTLLQDELLHDRDLKIFVSDNGRTLDPNEFADSRVKLFPNMNAGGSGGFTRGIMEVLAEGSSTHLLLMDDDVELESESVFRLFSVHEYAKTELIIAGGLLNLNRKWSLYEAGATYNEASKTKGASDSLMPLNYDLDLRDTKVLNQLLREVDADYGGFWFCSFSKALVERIKLPLPLFIKLDDVEFCMRAKRKFGIPIVTFPSMAVWHIPASAKNLNWEAYYYFRNDLITYAMHFSPNYKHTVTNLTKEIMQALLKPDYDRAQMLIKAFEDYLKGTELIKGANPELTHPMTLKLSRSYENQIEIDTLASVELLARWASVAEQGRTRWEDASQDWKNAYAELTSEAFWREYLGLKEIAYSRAIGQ
- a CDS encoding HAD family phosphatase, which translates into the protein MTSFQPHKVVLFDHDGTVVDSEIVALKSAWKLTAEVVCEFPGARHYDLPDFIKHFAGKPYREILGQIYADAPMALAEADIQRLVLEEEDRAIDHLSIDAKPTEGTPAVLEELCDRGIEFALVSNSSLRRLKACLAASELMEYFGDRVFSAADSLPVRRPKPLPDVYLYAAQCLNAEVSNCIAVEDSISGVKSAVAAGIPMIVGYVGGTHITEDERSDRVSVLRSAGVHCVIEQMSELIPLL
- a CDS encoding mannitol dehydrogenase family protein — protein: MKDYFSVSTRSSLSDAGLQSAGIAPATVTELWKQQSPYNRSELNIGIVHFGPGRFFRAHLARIIHQHLSQKDLQWGICGVSLRSHRTITKLQPQDFLYTLTERYIGDEHHESADVIGSIKHMIDGAAEPNTVLELMESPTVHLVTLTVTQAGYCLDSRFALDINHPGIVHDLKHPTHPTTAIGFIVEALRRRRDRGIAPFTTLSCDNLPRNGEILQRAVLTYAEQVDSSLAEYIVNNATFPNTVVDRIVPQAHEADKEHSYRLLQVRDRSPIVTEPFWQFVVEDKFSSDRPMWEEIGVTMTDDITPFLHLKSRFLNAVHSFIACLAVRGGIECVHQALRFPEYHLFLRLLMDDITAATPVVDSMCEQYVDQVLLRLSNEATPDKIERIAAETSRKIGKYIAPILKDAHAQGVSLRRLMLPIAAWMLTIREGASELGQSFEANDKPEVIAAIQTGKPLSEMLGLEPGECCDLLDLECDRAMWEIRTRGLSATLRYYSQEHFEHDIVSAA